A portion of the Bacillus thuringiensis genome contains these proteins:
- a CDS encoding YrzI family small protein: protein MKFHLFFLTITIQKETISQNELKQERQYKQVIDEIRDRRSKYYTHL, encoded by the coding sequence ATGAAGTTTCACCTTTTCTTTTTAACGATTACGATTCAAAAAGAAACAATATCTCAAAATGAATTAAAACAGGAAAGACAATATAAACAAGTTATTGATGAAATTCGAGATCGTAGAAGCAAATACTACACTCACCTTTAA
- a CDS encoding AI-2E family transporter — MKSKVHFWTLEVLMVVGIIFICTKISFLFQPIGIFISTLFFPILIALFLYFIFNPVLIFLENKKVPRNLAILLLYLFIITLTAVGVGVVVPTISQQLMDLVKNMPGYIKEGKVYIQELSHHRLFEWLSTQNYVSIETIEKNAIEYLKDIPNTITSSATALFGIITNVALVVFTVPFILFYMFKDGHAFPGKAVSLLPESYREEGLRIIKETNETLSAYIQGQALVCIFVGAFTFIGYLIIDLPYAFVLGIIAAFTNIIPNLGPFIGAAPAVIVGLFVSPMQALYVIIIVTIVQQFESNIISPRIMSSKLNIHPLTIIILILGVGNFAGIIGMILAVPVYAVTKTVVSNLVRLFKTKRSNRK, encoded by the coding sequence TTGAAATCAAAAGTGCACTTTTGGACATTAGAAGTGCTAATGGTTGTAGGAATCATATTTATTTGCACAAAAATATCATTTTTATTTCAACCGATTGGTATCTTCATATCAACATTGTTTTTCCCAATCTTAATCGCGCTTTTTTTATACTTCATATTTAATCCTGTATTAATCTTTTTGGAGAATAAAAAAGTACCTAGAAATTTAGCGATATTACTGTTATATCTTTTTATCATAACATTAACTGCGGTTGGCGTTGGAGTAGTTGTTCCTACGATTTCACAACAGCTAATGGACTTAGTAAAAAATATGCCAGGCTACATAAAAGAGGGAAAAGTATACATACAAGAATTATCACATCATAGGTTGTTTGAATGGTTATCTACACAAAACTACGTTTCCATTGAAACAATTGAAAAAAATGCGATTGAATACTTAAAAGATATACCAAATACAATTACGTCGAGTGCAACGGCTTTATTTGGTATTATCACGAACGTTGCATTAGTTGTATTTACTGTACCGTTCATTTTATTTTACATGTTTAAAGATGGACATGCCTTTCCAGGAAAAGCGGTAAGTTTATTACCCGAGTCTTACCGTGAAGAGGGGCTTCGTATCATTAAGGAAACGAACGAAACATTATCTGCATATATTCAAGGGCAAGCGCTCGTTTGTATATTTGTAGGTGCGTTTACTTTTATCGGTTATTTAATTATCGATTTACCGTACGCGTTCGTTTTAGGAATTATTGCAGCATTTACAAACATCATTCCTAACTTAGGGCCATTTATTGGGGCAGCACCAGCTGTTATTGTAGGACTGTTCGTATCTCCGATGCAAGCATTATACGTAATTATTATCGTAACAATTGTACAACAGTTTGAAAGTAATATTATTTCACCACGTATTATGAGCTCGAAATTAAATATTCACCCATTAACAATTATTATTCTAATTTTAGGGGTAGGTAACTTTGCTGGAATCATCGGAATGATTTTAGCAGTACCAGTTTATGCAGTAACAAAAACTGTTGTTTCGAACTTAGTGAGATTGTTTAAGACAAAGAGAAGTAATCGGAAATAG
- a CDS encoding HNH endonuclease: MTQCIICRKDTKELSEQYVIPEILCGYYFTNSICDTCHEQMTTNIDRPLIRHKLSQFKIEQMKRQIDSPLYTNEHGEELAAAETDVVEVSDEILYSNALIMKLCKKHDISLHNEIWKEERVTKVASSIQRELLLDNRKYKMSVLKMAYTFAVQAVDGYFEDQDAIDISTILSNADFVELKEKSIVRDLSKSSLWNTLNTSSENHYFILLSDKDGLFCFIRLFDIFDVVVHLSEKRFDLPSPIVGVNNVSMQKFYVQSLKQYMDGLFKEKAPTI, from the coding sequence ATGACACAATGCATCATTTGCAGAAAAGATACGAAAGAACTTAGTGAACAATATGTCATTCCAGAAATATTATGTGGATATTATTTCACAAACTCAATTTGTGATACTTGTCATGAACAAATGACAACAAATATTGATCGTCCTTTAATTAGGCATAAATTGAGTCAATTTAAGATTGAACAAATGAAAAGACAAATTGATTCTCCACTCTATACGAATGAGCACGGTGAGGAACTTGCGGCTGCTGAGACTGATGTTGTCGAAGTAAGCGACGAGATTCTTTATTCTAATGCATTAATTATGAAACTATGTAAAAAGCACGATATTTCCTTACATAATGAAATTTGGAAAGAGGAACGTGTAACGAAAGTAGCGAGTTCTATTCAACGTGAATTACTATTAGATAACCGTAAATATAAAATGAGTGTATTAAAAATGGCTTATACATTCGCTGTACAAGCAGTTGATGGCTACTTTGAAGATCAAGATGCAATTGATATTTCTACCATTCTCTCAAATGCAGATTTCGTGGAACTAAAAGAAAAAAGCATTGTACGTGATTTAAGCAAAAGTTCTTTATGGAATACGCTAAATACAAGTAGTGAAAATCATTACTTTATTTTACTTAGCGATAAAGACGGCCTGTTTTGCTTCATTCGTTTGTTTGACATCTTTGATGTTGTCGTTCATTTATCAGAAAAAAGATTTGACCTTCCATCGCCAATTGTCGGTGTAAATAATGTGAGTATGCAGAAATTTTATGTCCAAAGTTTAAAACAGTATATGGATGGGCTGTTTAAAGAAAAAGCACCTACTATATAA
- a CDS encoding putative holin-like toxin, with the protein MSEIALLLQGGLFLVALLTFVVVLIDKLKK; encoded by the coding sequence GTGAGTGAAATAGCGTTGCTACTGCAAGGTGGACTGTTTCTCGTTGCATTGTTAACGTTCGTCGTCGTTTTAATAGACAAGCTCAAAAAATAA
- the ssuD gene encoding FMNH2-dependent alkanesulfonate monooxygenase: MELLWFIPAYGDGRYLGTTKRGRAAEYGYYKQVAMAADYLGYTGVLLPTGQGCEDPWVLASALAAETEKLKFLVAVRPGLMSPTVAARMASTFDRISDGRLLINVVAGGDPVELQGDGLYLEHDERYEAADEFLKVWKSTLQGETISLEGKHIKVTDSKVVFPPVQTPYPPIYFGGSSTAGKEVAAEHSDVYLTWGEPPEQVKEKIEEVRKLAEEKGRTIRFGIRLHVIVRETEEEAWEEAERLIQYVDNETIELAQKTFARYDSVGQKRMTHLNKGTRELLEISPNLWAGIGLVRGGAGTALVGNPHTVAERIKEYESLGIDTFVLSGYPHLEEAYEVAELLFPLLKDEKKEENKIVGEMIADAYALKK; encoded by the coding sequence ATGGAATTATTATGGTTTATTCCAGCTTATGGAGATGGTCGATATTTAGGAACGACAAAACGAGGAAGAGCAGCTGAATATGGTTATTATAAGCAAGTTGCTATGGCAGCTGATTATTTAGGATATACGGGTGTTTTACTTCCAACTGGTCAAGGATGTGAAGACCCTTGGGTGTTAGCTTCAGCTCTTGCTGCTGAAACAGAAAAACTAAAATTTTTAGTAGCAGTGAGACCAGGACTAATGTCACCTACAGTTGCAGCGAGGATGGCATCTACATTTGATAGAATTTCAGATGGAAGACTACTTATTAATGTAGTAGCTGGAGGAGATCCAGTTGAACTACAAGGAGATGGATTATATCTTGAGCATGATGAAAGATATGAAGCAGCGGATGAATTTTTAAAAGTTTGGAAATCGACATTGCAAGGTGAAACGATCTCTTTAGAAGGAAAACATATTAAAGTTACAGATAGTAAAGTTGTATTCCCACCTGTTCAAACGCCATATCCTCCTATATATTTCGGAGGATCATCAACTGCTGGAAAAGAAGTAGCAGCTGAGCATAGTGATGTATACTTAACGTGGGGAGAGCCGCCAGAGCAAGTGAAAGAGAAAATAGAAGAAGTAAGAAAACTTGCAGAAGAGAAGGGGCGTACAATACGATTTGGCATTAGATTACACGTAATTGTAAGAGAGACAGAAGAAGAAGCGTGGGAAGAGGCAGAACGTTTAATTCAATATGTGGATAATGAAACAATTGAGCTTGCTCAAAAGACATTTGCAAGATATGATTCGGTTGGTCAAAAGCGGATGACACATTTAAATAAAGGTACGAGAGAGTTGTTAGAGATAAGCCCTAATTTATGGGCTGGAATCGGACTTGTAAGAGGTGGGGCAGGTACTGCACTTGTAGGCAATCCACATACAGTAGCAGAAAGGATAAAAGAATATGAATCGTTAGGAATTGATACGTTTGTTTTATCAGGATATCCGCATTTAGAAGAAGCGTATGAGGTCGCAGAATTGTTATTCCCATTATTGAAAGACGAGAAGAAAGAAGAAAATAAAATTGTTGGTGAAATGATTGCTGATGCATATGCATTAAAAAAATAG
- a CDS encoding ABC transporter permease: MENTKAVMKPASITIKKNGIKKVRKLNVKVLVRAITIPVIILIIWQLAGVFGLVSKTVLPTPLDIFLAFQEFIKTGELFGHLSISVFRAAAGFFIGGGLGIILGTIVGFSTRSEQYLDPSVQMLRTVPHLAVAPLFVLWFGFGETSKVLLIADGAFFPLYVNAFLGIRGVDSKLFDVARVLEFSKRKLITKLILPAALPNLLLGARLSLGVAWVSLVVAELMGSTEGIGYMIMDARQFSNTDIVFVGIIIFAFVGKFSDSLVRLLEVKFLRWRDNFKGETGN, translated from the coding sequence GTGGAAAATACGAAAGCTGTTATGAAACCAGCGAGTATAACGATTAAGAAAAATGGCATAAAGAAGGTACGAAAGTTAAATGTAAAAGTTTTAGTAAGGGCGATTACTATACCGGTTATTATATTAATAATTTGGCAGTTGGCTGGCGTATTCGGTCTTGTTTCTAAAACAGTTTTACCAACACCATTAGATATTTTTCTAGCTTTCCAAGAGTTTATTAAAACAGGAGAGTTATTCGGCCATTTAAGTATTAGTGTATTCAGGGCTGCGGCTGGTTTCTTTATTGGTGGGGGCTTAGGAATCATTTTAGGAACAATTGTTGGATTTTCAACGAGAAGTGAGCAATATTTAGACCCATCTGTGCAAATGTTAAGAACTGTACCTCATTTAGCTGTTGCGCCGCTTTTCGTATTATGGTTCGGTTTTGGTGAAACATCGAAAGTGTTATTAATTGCAGATGGTGCATTTTTTCCTTTATACGTAAACGCATTTTTAGGTATTAGAGGTGTGGATTCAAAGTTATTTGATGTTGCGAGAGTGTTAGAGTTTAGCAAAAGAAAATTAATCACGAAACTAATTTTACCAGCCGCATTGCCTAACCTTTTACTAGGAGCAAGGTTATCGTTAGGTGTTGCATGGGTGAGTTTAGTAGTAGCAGAACTTATGGGATCTACAGAAGGTATTGGTTATATGATTATGGATGCAAGGCAATTTTCAAATACAGATATCGTATTTGTCGGCATAATTATCTTTGCATTTGTTGGGAAGTTTTCTGACTCTCTAGTACGTTTACTAGAAGTGAAGTTTTTAAGATGGCGAGATAATTTTAAAGGTGAGACAGGGAATTAA
- a CDS encoding aliphatic sulfonate ABC transporter substrate-binding protein, whose amino-acid sequence MYKKFKVLSFALAISMFLLGCEKSTASSKKEDVTIQIGIQQGLSPLLLAKKKGWFEEEFKKEGVKVKWTEFQSGPPYFEAIASNRLDFGEVGNSPVISAQAAGIGFTEIANTSYARKGTGILVQKDSKIASVKDLKGKKIAVAKGSSAFNLLYRALDKEGIDAKDVNVIQLQPDEAQPAFESGSVDAWAIWDPFISLHTLNKGAKVIADGETLNVSSPEFLITRTKFAKEHPELVEKFLKVYEKARVWQDANLDEAIKVYTSVKKIDAEIVKEVFNHDKPILVPVTKEIIAEQQKTADFQYKLGSIKKEIKTEKVIDNSFVEKALKAK is encoded by the coding sequence ATGTATAAAAAATTTAAAGTTCTTTCTTTTGCTTTAGCTATATCAATGTTTTTATTAGGATGCGAAAAAAGTACAGCAAGTAGTAAGAAAGAAGATGTAACAATACAAATTGGTATACAGCAAGGATTAAGCCCGCTATTACTAGCAAAGAAAAAGGGATGGTTTGAAGAGGAGTTTAAAAAAGAAGGAGTTAAAGTGAAATGGACAGAGTTCCAAAGTGGACCTCCTTATTTTGAAGCAATCGCATCAAACCGGTTAGACTTTGGTGAAGTAGGGAATTCTCCAGTCATTTCAGCGCAAGCAGCAGGTATTGGATTTACCGAAATCGCCAATACAAGTTATGCGAGAAAAGGAACTGGAATTCTCGTTCAAAAAGATAGCAAGATTGCGAGTGTAAAGGATTTAAAAGGTAAAAAAATTGCAGTAGCAAAAGGAAGTAGTGCCTTTAATTTATTGTATCGAGCACTTGATAAAGAAGGTATTGATGCAAAAGATGTAAATGTCATTCAATTACAACCAGATGAAGCGCAGCCTGCATTCGAATCAGGATCAGTAGATGCATGGGCGATTTGGGACCCTTTCATATCATTACATACGTTAAATAAAGGTGCGAAGGTGATTGCAGACGGTGAAACATTAAATGTCTCTTCACCAGAATTTTTAATTACGAGAACAAAATTTGCGAAAGAACATCCAGAATTAGTTGAGAAATTTCTCAAAGTTTATGAGAAAGCACGTGTATGGCAAGATGCTAATTTAGATGAAGCAATAAAAGTATACACTTCTGTAAAAAAGATAGATGCAGAGATTGTAAAAGAAGTGTTTAATCACGACAAACCAATTTTAGTTCCGGTAACGAAGGAAATAATAGCAGAACAACAAAAGACAGCGGATTTTCAATATAAGCTCGGTTCTATAAAGAAAGAAATTAAGACGGAAAAAGTTATAGATAATTCTTTCGTAGAAAAAGCATTGAAAGCGAAGTGA
- a CDS encoding ABC transporter ATP-binding protein, with protein sequence MTVSIDGVSKYFLKQTGTVQVLENINFQLEKGDFVTVIGPSGCGKSTLLKIVAGLDNDFEGEVVIDGEPILKPSKKQGFIFQEHRLFPWLTVEENIAADLSLKDKYVKDKVREWVEIVRLDGFEKSYPKEISGGMSQRVAIARALLRDPNVLLLDEPFGALDAFTRSHLQEVLLNIWEQKKTTMIFVTHDIDEAIYLSNRIIIMNAKPGKIHKVIENNLPYPRNKTSQSFQQLRTKVLQQFEYGGLIQTSI encoded by the coding sequence ATGACTGTTTCAATTGATGGGGTATCAAAATATTTTTTGAAACAAACTGGTACTGTTCAAGTATTAGAGAATATTAATTTTCAATTAGAGAAAGGGGATTTTGTTACAGTAATTGGTCCGAGTGGGTGTGGAAAAAGCACATTACTAAAAATTGTTGCAGGTCTAGATAATGATTTTGAAGGGGAAGTTGTTATTGACGGGGAGCCTATCTTAAAACCGAGTAAGAAACAAGGTTTTATTTTTCAAGAACATAGGCTTTTCCCGTGGTTAACGGTTGAAGAAAATATAGCGGCAGATTTGTCGTTAAAAGATAAGTATGTGAAAGATAAGGTGAGAGAATGGGTTGAAATCGTTCGGTTAGATGGCTTTGAAAAATCGTATCCGAAAGAAATTTCAGGCGGGATGTCACAACGTGTTGCGATAGCGAGAGCGTTATTAAGAGATCCGAATGTATTATTACTTGATGAACCTTTTGGAGCGCTAGATGCTTTTACTCGAAGTCATTTGCAAGAAGTATTGCTAAATATTTGGGAGCAGAAAAAAACAACAATGATATTCGTTACACATGATATAGACGAAGCGATATATCTTTCAAATCGAATCATCATTATGAATGCAAAACCAGGGAAAATACATAAAGTGATTGAAAATAATTTGCCTTATCCGCGAAATAAAACTTCTCAATCGTTCCAACAACTTCGAACGAAAGTATTACAGCAGTTTGAATATGGAGGATTGATTCAAACAAGTATATAG
- a CDS encoding TetR/AcrR family transcriptional regulator — translation MKRISKEPDIRRQELMDIGFELYMKNGMKGFGIKDVVNRADVATGLFYYYFKSKENFVDEVLNDFIVKNMELIEEILVSNERSVMQKMKDSLDIFWTFIEKLAPYKNVSSFQTEQHFQLEQKLFARMQPLIRQVIEEGVNVGFFYTDNSLLASGFILYGLSSIAHSEVKLNLDTKHEMVNLVLTTLRYNQKEGESL, via the coding sequence ATGAAAAGAATATCAAAAGAACCAGATATAAGACGGCAAGAGTTAATGGATATTGGTTTTGAACTATATATGAAAAATGGTATGAAAGGATTTGGCATAAAAGATGTTGTGAATCGTGCTGATGTAGCAACAGGCTTATTTTATTATTACTTCAAGTCTAAAGAGAATTTTGTTGATGAAGTTTTAAATGACTTTATTGTGAAAAATATGGAGTTAATTGAAGAAATACTTGTTTCAAATGAACGGTCTGTCATGCAAAAGATGAAAGATTCACTAGATATATTTTGGACATTTATTGAAAAGTTAGCACCCTATAAAAATGTGAGTTCGTTTCAGACGGAACAACATTTTCAACTGGAACAGAAATTATTCGCACGTATGCAACCGTTAATTAGACAAGTAATTGAAGAGGGAGTAAACGTAGGGTTTTTTTATACTGATAACTCATTATTAGCTTCTGGGTTTATTCTATACGGTCTTAGCAGTATTGCTCATTCAGAAGTAAAGTTGAATCTAGATACAAAACATGAAATGGTTAATTTAGTATTAACTACACTACGATACAATCAAAAGGAAGGAGAAAGTTTATGA
- a CDS encoding DUF402 domain-containing protein codes for MNKLLTSKSEIIERKIRYNSTIVDHNCLLLEKQSQSIVLFHEVQYSFTMTANDTKLTIPKGSYTIAYYWKDRPYNLYVWRDIKGKYLGSYFNIVKNTQIKGEVVSFEDLIIDIMVLPNGEYFILDEDELPEPLGNFEGGYVKKALYGLKEIIQKELPQIVLETARVQKN; via the coding sequence ATGAATAAGTTACTTACATCGAAAAGTGAAATTATAGAAAGAAAAATCCGGTATAACTCAACAATAGTAGATCACAATTGTTTATTACTTGAAAAGCAATCACAAAGTATCGTTTTATTTCACGAGGTGCAGTATTCATTTACAATGACTGCAAATGATACTAAGTTAACAATCCCAAAAGGGAGTTATACAATCGCATATTATTGGAAAGATCGTCCGTACAATTTATACGTATGGAGAGATATAAAAGGGAAGTATTTAGGTTCCTATTTTAATATCGTAAAAAACACACAAATAAAAGGCGAAGTGGTTTCCTTCGAAGATTTAATCATCGATATTATGGTACTTCCAAATGGAGAATACTTCATATTAGATGAGGATGAATTACCAGAACCATTAGGAAATTTCGAAGGTGGTTATGTGAAGAAAGCTCTTTATGGACTGAAAGAAATCATTCAAAAAGAGCTTCCACAAATAGTTTTGGAGACAGCCAGGGTGCAGAAGAACTAA
- a CDS encoding tetratricopeptide repeat protein: MEHLLKQAIKLRNEKKYAQSKEMLIGLTNFTKDAEVLYQCAWIHDVMGLETEAVPYYEQAIANGLDGESLCGAYIGLGSTYRCIGEYEKAITVLEAGVKKFPENDPMKVFLSLAKYNVNDHESAMKLLLETVVKVEEVKEFERAISFYKDHLNEVFK, translated from the coding sequence ATGGAACATTTATTAAAGCAAGCTATTAAACTTAGAAACGAAAAGAAATATGCGCAGTCTAAAGAGATGCTTATAGGATTAACAAACTTTACAAAGGATGCAGAAGTACTGTATCAGTGTGCGTGGATACATGATGTAATGGGGCTAGAAACAGAAGCAGTTCCGTATTATGAGCAGGCAATCGCAAATGGACTTGATGGCGAATCCCTTTGCGGTGCTTATATTGGTCTAGGAAGTACATATCGTTGTATAGGGGAATATGAAAAGGCAATTACAGTATTAGAAGCTGGGGTGAAAAAATTCCCAGAGAACGATCCAATGAAAGTATTTTTATCATTAGCAAAATATAACGTAAACGATCACGAGTCAGCGATGAAATTATTACTTGAAACTGTCGTGAAAGTAGAGGAAGTAAAAGAATTTGAACGTGCCATTTCATTTTATAAAGACCACTTAAATGAGGTTTTTAAATAA
- a CDS encoding phosphopantothenoylcysteine decarboxylase, whose product MKGKKVLITSGGCLEKWDQVRGHTNMAKGTIGRIIAEELIAKGAHVIYLHGYFAEKPSDVHRGLELHPFEGIVDLQDKMKSIVTHEKVDAVIMAAAGSDWIVEKICDQDGNVLNMDGKISSDIAPIIHFQKAPKVLKQIKEWDPETVLVGFKLESDLNEEELFERAKNRMKEARANVMIANSPHSLYSRGAVHYVIGQDGKGKLCNGKDETAKEIVKSLEVLCNRVTAF is encoded by the coding sequence ATGAAGGGGAAAAAGGTATTAATTACGAGCGGTGGTTGTCTAGAAAAATGGGATCAAGTACGCGGGCATACGAATATGGCTAAAGGTACAATCGGAAGGATAATCGCAGAAGAACTTATAGCTAAAGGGGCACATGTTATATATTTGCACGGTTATTTTGCGGAGAAACCGAGCGATGTACATAGAGGGTTAGAATTACATCCATTTGAAGGAATTGTTGATTTACAAGATAAAATGAAAAGTATCGTCACACATGAAAAGGTTGATGCAGTCATTATGGCAGCGGCTGGATCAGATTGGATTGTGGAGAAAATTTGTGATCAAGATGGTAATGTTCTTAATATGGACGGGAAAATTTCAAGTGATATAGCACCGATTATTCACTTTCAAAAGGCTCCAAAAGTATTAAAACAAATAAAAGAATGGGACCCAGAAACAGTACTTGTTGGTTTTAAACTTGAAAGTGATTTAAATGAAGAAGAACTGTTTGAAAGAGCGAAAAATAGAATGAAAGAAGCAAGGGCGAATGTAATGATTGCAAATTCACCACATTCTTTATATTCGCGTGGAGCTGTACATTATGTAATTGGACAGGATGGTAAAGGGAAGTTGTGTAATGGAAAAGATGAAACGGCGAAAGAAATTGTCAAAAGCTTAGAGGTATTATGTAATCGTGTCACTGCTTTTTAA
- a CDS encoding aminoglycoside N(3)-acetyltransferase → MKMNEIVASTQFPNTIETITKDLKALGIEKGMTIIVHSSLSSIGWISGGAVAVVEALMKVVTEEGTIIMPTQSSDLSDPKHWSRPPVPEDWWQIIRDNVPAFDSRITPTRGMGEIVECFRTYPNVVRSNHPLGSFAAWGKHAVEITMNHSLSMSFGEESPLRKIYDLDGYVLLIGVGYDSNTSVHLSEVRTGACELIQVGAPIIENGERVWKEFVEMDYESEKFVEIGVEFERKGTVKNGKIGNATCRLMKQRDIVDFGTEWFRKKN, encoded by the coding sequence ATGAAAATGAATGAAATAGTAGCAAGCACACAATTTCCAAATACAATCGAAACAATAACAAAAGATTTAAAAGCATTAGGAATCGAAAAAGGAATGACAATTATCGTTCATTCATCACTAAGTTCTATCGGATGGATATCTGGTGGTGCGGTTGCCGTAGTAGAAGCATTAATGAAAGTTGTTACGGAAGAAGGAACGATAATAATGCCAACGCAATCTTCGGATTTGTCCGATCCGAAACATTGGTCAAGACCACCTGTACCGGAAGACTGGTGGCAAATTATCCGAGATAACGTCCCTGCATTTGATTCACGTATAACCCCAACAAGGGGAATGGGTGAAATAGTTGAATGTTTTCGTACATATCCGAATGTAGTACGTAGTAATCATCCGTTAGGAAGTTTTGCTGCATGGGGAAAACATGCAGTAGAAATAACAATGAACCATTCATTATCAATGAGCTTTGGAGAAGAATCCCCATTAAGAAAAATATACGATTTAGACGGGTACGTATTATTAATTGGTGTTGGATATGATTCAAATACGTCTGTTCATTTATCCGAGGTGCGTACTGGTGCATGTGAGTTAATACAAGTAGGAGCACCTATTATAGAAAACGGTGAAAGAGTGTGGAAAGAGTTTGTTGAAATGGATTACGAATCTGAGAAGTTTGTAGAAATTGGTGTGGAGTTTGAGCGAAAAGGAACTGTAAAAAACGGGAAGATAGGGAATGCAACGTGTCGTCTAATGAAACAGCGTGATATAGTTGACTTTGGAACAGAATGGTTTCGTAAGAAAAATTAG
- a CDS encoding GNAT family N-acetyltransferase, translating into MNLQRVEQIEKDSILNVLQYAVGPNEISLKKAVLFYQSNKGTLYKYEEKACIGIEVIGATKARVCHIAVASDYRQKGIALQMIKEIVRIYQLTYIEAETDDGAVEFYKRMGFQVKSLGEKYTGIERFHCYLEK; encoded by the coding sequence ATGAATTTACAGCGTGTTGAACAAATTGAAAAAGATTCAATATTAAATGTGCTACAATATGCCGTCGGTCCAAATGAAATAAGCTTAAAGAAGGCAGTATTATTTTACCAAAGTAATAAAGGGACTTTGTACAAATATGAAGAAAAAGCTTGTATAGGTATTGAAGTAATCGGAGCAACTAAAGCACGAGTATGTCATATAGCAGTGGCTTCAGATTATCGTCAAAAAGGAATTGCACTGCAAATGATTAAAGAGATTGTAAGAATATATCAATTGACTTATATAGAAGCAGAGACAGACGATGGGGCGGTAGAATTTTATAAAAGAATGGGTTTTCAAGTTAAAAGTTTAGGAGAAAAATATACGGGAATCGAAAGATTTCATTGTTATTTGGAAAAATAG
- a CDS encoding multidrug resistance efflux transporter family protein: MKAIVIGILASFFFAFTFVLNRAMDLEGGSWIWSASLRYYFMVPMLLLIVMYRGNLKQLFQYMKNNPKEWLVWSIVGFGLFYAPLSFAGAFGPGWLVASTWQITIVAGILLTPFFAVDPLHKKLPMKELVMSGIILFGVVLMQVEHASSLGIRETVLCVVPVLIAAFAYPLGNRKMMQVCKGELDVFQRVLGMTLASLPFWFLLSGYEVSTGGLPSSSQVFQCFIVAVSSGLIATILFFFATDLVKDDPQKLATVEATQSGEVLFALVGELIWLSAPIPSSLSWVGMSLVIIGMILHSYVAFVVKKEEKITA; this comes from the coding sequence ATGAAAGCAATTGTTATAGGGATACTGGCATCATTTTTCTTTGCCTTTACCTTTGTTTTAAACCGGGCAATGGACTTAGAAGGTGGAAGCTGGATTTGGAGTGCATCATTACGGTATTATTTTATGGTTCCAATGCTATTACTTATTGTTATGTATAGAGGGAACTTAAAGCAACTCTTTCAATATATGAAAAACAATCCGAAAGAATGGTTAGTATGGAGTATCGTTGGATTTGGTCTCTTTTATGCACCGCTTAGTTTTGCTGGAGCGTTCGGACCAGGTTGGCTCGTTGCATCAACATGGCAAATTACAATCGTTGCAGGGATTTTGTTAACACCATTTTTTGCGGTGGATCCACTACATAAAAAACTTCCGATGAAGGAATTAGTTATGTCGGGCATTATTTTATTCGGTGTTGTTCTCATGCAAGTAGAACATGCTTCTTCATTAGGTATTCGTGAAACCGTTTTATGTGTAGTTCCTGTACTTATTGCAGCATTTGCGTATCCTCTTGGAAATCGAAAAATGATGCAAGTTTGTAAAGGGGAATTAGATGTATTTCAGCGAGTACTCGGTATGACATTAGCAAGTTTACCATTTTGGTTTTTATTATCTGGTTACGAAGTATCAACTGGCGGATTACCGTCAAGTAGCCAAGTTTTTCAATGTTTTATTGTAGCAGTTAGTTCTGGGTTAATCGCGACAATATTATTTTTCTTTGCAACAGATCTTGTAAAAGATGATCCACAAAAACTAGCAACAGTGGAAGCGACGCAGTCAGGTGAAGTTTTATTTGCGCTAGTAGGAGAGCTGATCTGGTTATCTGCACCAATTCCGTCATCTTTATCTTGGGTTGGTATGAGTCTCGTTATTATTGGAATGATACTTCATAGTTATGTGGCTTTCGTTGTAAAAAAAGAAGAAAAAATAACGGCGTAA